The proteins below come from a single Aspergillus oryzae RIB40 DNA, chromosome 5 genomic window:
- a CDS encoding uncharacterized protein (predicted protein), which produces MSTPLSSAPRATPGMSVPATQNTAPVIKFRCLYTHDMRRKAKRWQDGYLRYHTFNKRIMAYDITGNFIGDLHWRQGDAIQDGDELELDRGVLIQVCEPMEKTETDISGLYSNKKSQGSPSRPGEPPMPSLHTSTPLRSSIGSQSSRSLNDLLGIKKTPIGRMVSPYEERHPPEQSKGHAQPSERAVKRQRLASENVPRAHGSSRPHPVTIDLSEEPPADKPTAVATDTEPVVQPKKTPSLVKAASVTVSPSDKKPSGRAQPIITKTQNPVNNAPPPSKESTRIPVDTPVNTLRLSTERPRRKLMYSALLPGQTAAKVSLPSPFSEKTNVPVRETPQLTFSTSGRLGDPNLIDLRL; this is translated from the exons ATGTCGACGCCCTTATCCTCTGCCCCGCGTGCTACCCCCGGCATGAGCGTCCCGGCGACCCAGAACACCGCGCCCGTGATCAAGTTCCGGTGTCTCTACACTCACGATATGCGCCGCAAAGCCAAACGCTGGCAAGATGGCTACCTCAGATACCACACGTTCAATAAACGCATCATGGCTTACGATATCACGGGAAATTTTATTGGTGACCTACACTGGCGACAGGGTGACGCAATCCAGGACGGGGACGAGCTGGAACTGGATAGAGGCGTGTTGATTCAAGTCTGCGAGCcaatggagaagacggaGACGGATATTTCCGGTCTCTACAGTAATAAGAAAAGCCAGGGTTCCCCATCACGGCCGGGGGAACCACCGATGCCGTCTTTGCACACGTCCACTCCTTTGCGATCCTCAATCGGCTCCCAGTCGTCTCGCTCCCTCAATGATTTGTTGGGCATCAAGAAGACACCTATTGGACGCATGGTCTCTCCGTATGAAGAGAGACATCCGCCGGAGCAAAGTAAAGGTCATGCACAACCATCTGAAAGAGCTGTAAAGAGGCAGAGGCTTGCATCGGAGAATGTCCCACGTGCACATGGTTCGAGTCGGCCCCATCCCGTAACTATTGATTTATCGGAGGAGCCTCCTGCGGATAAACCAACAGCAGTAGCTACGGATACTGAACCAGTAGTACAACCCAAGAAAACTCCAAGCTTGGTGAAAGCTGCATCAGTTACAGTATCGCCATCGGACAAAAAACCGAGCGGTAGAGCTCAGCCCATTATTACGAAGACCCAAAACCCCGTCAACAATGCCCCTCCACCTAGCAAGGAATCCACGAGGATTCCTGTGGATACTCCAGTCAACACGCTTAGGTTGTCTACGGAGCGTCCGAGGAGGAAACTGATGTACAGTGCATTATTACCTGGTCAAACCGCCGCAAAAGTAtcccttccctctcccttttcAGAGAAGACAAATGTGCCCGTGCGAGAGACCCCGCAGTTA ACCTTTTCGACTTCTGGCCGCCTGGGCGACCCAAACCTAATTGATCTACGTTTATGA
- a CDS encoding BAR and SH3 domain-containing protein (amphiphysin), with translation MLSVQRQFGRFMKRSADDSQVAILLKDFDEANKLLARIVDSTKAWRDAWSSLLTYQARILSEFEGLYAPIIASSDSSTVDKAVPTPRETLARTANLAQEYEELRSELLEELEAINERMIKPATQAMDYMKPLEKTIKKRDDRKLDYERYQGRVDSYSKKTKRSDRDNASLTKAESDLARATEEYQAADEHLRKCLPPVITTAFSLLPRLLATQIEIQNTMLAHYYTVVQNYCEQEHFPSPSPPMEQIIEDWEQAHLPTQQEVEALGCIANGKAVRLSPGSPDDQRNGHSSRLPNGLNFRRPSSSNASTVGATSTLTSTTNLQPPSSAGRRLSAPSVHDTKPTPVMDTKPRLNSLASSPSSTLTVPTTHLSPQTPASASASSPAESYVSTRTDYFSRNQHPSDSAATSPGYSVLAAAKKKPPPPPPKRIGSNQGLFVTALYDFGGQSAGDLAFREGDRIRVLKKTDSTDDWWEGELRGVKGSFPANYVE, from the exons ATGCTATCCGTACAAAGACAATTTGGTAGATTTATGAAAAGATCTGCCGACGACAGTCAGGTGGCTATTCTCCTGAAAGATTTCGACGAAGCAAATAAATTGTTAGCCAGA ATCGTTGATTCTACCAAAGCCTGGCGAGATGCTTGGTCTTCTCTACTCACTTACCAGGCGCGCATACTCAGTGAATTCGAAGGACTATATGCGCCCATCATTGCTTCCTCCGATTCCTCCACAGTCGATAAGGCCGTCCCAACGCCCCGGGAAACACTGGCCCGAACCGCTAACCTAGCTCAAGAATATGAAGAGCTACGGAGCGAACTCCTGGAGGAGCTCGAGGCCATCAACGAGCGTATGATCAAGCCCGCCACGCAGGCCATGGACTATATGAAGCCGTTGGAAAAGACAATCAAAAAGCGGGATGACCGAAAG TTAGACTACGAGCGTTACCAAGGTCGCGTCGACAGCTACTCGAAAAAGACGAAGCGATCGGACCGAGACAACGCATCGCTAACCAAAGCCGAAAGCGATCTCGCAAGAGCAACAGAG GAATACCAAGCCGCAGACGAACACCTTCGAAAATGCCTACCACCAGTAATAACCACCGCATTCTCACTGCTCCCCAGACTGCTAGCCACGCAAATCGAGATCCAAAACACCATGCTAGCACACTACTACACCGTGGTCCAGAACTACTGCGAACAGGAGCACTTCCCCTCACCATCGCCACCAATGGAACAGATAATCGAAGACTGGGAACAAGCCCACCTCCCCACACAACAAGAAGTTGAAGCCCTAGGTTGTATCGCCAACGGAAAAGCAGTGCGTCTATCCCCAGGATCACCCGACGACCAACGAAACGGACACAGCAGCCGTCTCCCAAACGGCCTCAACTTCCGTCGACCCTCGAGCAGCAACGCCTCCACCGTCGGCGCTACATCTACGTTAACATCTACAACAAATCTTCAACCCCCATCCTCCGCAGGCCGCAGACTCTCCGCCCCATCAGTACACGACACAAAACCGACCCCAGTAATGGATACCAAACCCCGTCTCAACAGTCTCGcctcatccccatcctcGACTCTCACCGTCCCAACAACCCATCTCTCCCCGCAAACCCCCGCTTCAGCCTCAGcttcctccccagccgaaTCCTACGTCTCCACCCGAACAGACTACTTCAGCCGAAATCAGCATCCCTCCGACAGCGCAGCCACATCTCCAGGATATAGTGTGCTCGCggccgcgaagaagaagcccccACCGCCGCCTCCGAAACGGATCGGTTCGAATCAGGGGCTGTTTGTCACGGCTCTCTATGATTTCGGCGGGCAGAGTGCCGGTGATCTTGCCTTTCGGGAGGGGGATCGGATTCGAGTTCTGAAGAAAACGGATAGTACGGATGATTGGTGGGAGGGAGAGCTTCGGGGGGTTAAGGGCAGTTTCCCGGCTAATTATGTGGAGTGa
- a CDS encoding uncharacterized protein (predicted protein) yields the protein MYPRYVNKYKDNGFMLGALPGTAQGMEIHMSTGPVSWAWDHLAEDPPYLRLRVNRCDSSLASLLGVGDSGIQGLFIGLDCIGNDPCWSSRARIRLTVKDDPPPIGETDVGIGNGGVASSPCSLEAVTIVRTLGDRLNGLEKLLPAPIFAVASPQLSG from the exons ATGTACCCTCGATATGTTAATAAATACAAGGATAACGGTTTCATGCTAGGTGCATTGCCCGGAACAGCTCAAGGGATGGAAATTCATATGA GCACGGGCCCTGTGTCTTGGGCTTGGGACCATTTGGCGGAAGATCCACCGTACTTGCGGCTCAGGGTCAATCGCTGTGACAGTTCTCTAGCTTCTCTCTTAGGCGTGGGAGATTCTGGCATCCAGGGTCTGTTCATCGGCCTTGACTGCATAGGCAACGATCCCTGCTGGTCAAGCCGTGCGCGGATCCGACTGACGGTGAAAGATGATCCACCGCCGATAGGGGAGACTGACGTAGGAATTGGAAACGGGGGAGTAGCATCCAGTCCATGCTCCCTCGAGGCTGTCACAATCGTGCGTACACTCGGAGACCGGCTGAACGGTCTAGAGAAATTACTCCCGGCTCCGATCTT TGCCGTTGCCAGCCCCCAACTCTCGGGATAG
- a CDS encoding putative RNA 3'-terminal phosphate cyclase (RNA 3'-terminal phosphate cyclase) → MDQSEDMNPRTQAIHLDGRTLEGGGQLVRIAVSLSALTGRPVIIDHIRGNRSGKQGLKGSHLAAITYLARVSGGSVVGAELGSTSLSFYPRAVQMPRDRDHERGGAIESHINIALRTAGSVFLVFQALYPYMLHAGANSPIPERQITLSIVGGTNVSFSPSYDYVAQVLVPNFARVGLPHLSVQLIKRGWGSGPFSLGKVTLIADPLTLCEDGNKAGSSPQFPPIDVAQYQRGTISQIEITILAPDDPFPRSTERGVHGKGRNRRPGGTQSRKHMSRAGGNSDGLPNATLTIRQFVEDEIFRSLCKGLGKLPSSVFTSGLSSSSAAVQHPHTESDDNDIPINIHTTEATHHYSHVYILIVAHTSTGFRVGHDALFGVNGDPGARQARHKSRNGPEEAAMVVKNLVEQCVDGFLEELYDPRLQQGSTPVDREEYPPCVDKYSRDQLAVFEALGRSASQPSDDGGGGKEDERYWSLHMQTARWVCEEMLSNQAHDMKQLHQAPRSSTLEGNDNAKHPVI, encoded by the coding sequence ATGGATCAGTCGGAAGACATGAATCCTAGAACACAAGCCATCCATCTGGATGGAAGGACTCTGGAAGGAGGGGGCCAACTCGTGCGAATTGCCGTCAGCCTTTCGGCTTTAACAGGCCGGCCTGTCATTATTGACCATATTCGAGGCAACCGATCAGGGAAGCAAGGGCTCAAAGGCTCACATCTTGCCGCGATCACATACCTCGCCCGTGTGAGCGGAGGCTCTGTCGTGGGTGCAGAGCTAGGATCGACGTCATTAAGCTTCTATCCACGAGCAGTCCAGATGCCAAGAGATCGAGACCATGAGCGGGGAGGAGCGATCGAATCACATATCAACATTGCACTTAGAACAGCAGGTTCGGTGTTTCTAGTGTTCCAAGCACTATATCCTTATATGCTGCACGCGGGAGCCAATTCTCCCATTCCCGAGCGCCAGATTACTCTATCCATTGTCGGTGGGACCAATGTGTCGTTCTCGCCGTCATACGATTACGTGGCGCAGGTTTTAGTGCCTAATTTCGCCAGAGTGGGATTGCCTCACCTTTCTGTGCAGCTAATCAAACGGGGATGGGGGTCGGGCCCTTTCAGCTTGGGAAAGGTGACTCTTATTGCGGATCCGCTCACGTTGTGCGAAGATGGCAATAAAGCCGGGTCGAGCCCTCAGTTTCCACCCATAGACGTTGCTCAATATCAGCGTGGGACAATCAGTCAGATTGAAATTACCATTTTAGCCCCCGACGATCCGTTCCCAAGGAGCACAGAGAGAGGCGTCCACGGcaaaggaagaaatcgaagaccTGGTGGGACGCAATCTCGGAAACATATGTCAAGGGCGGGGGGGAACAGCGATGGTTTACCGAACGCCACTCTAACAATTCGCCAATTTGTCGAAGACGAAATCTTCCGGAGCCTCTGCAAGGGGTTAGGGAAATTACCATCGTCTGTTTTCACCTCCGGACTATCGTCCTCCAGTGCCGCTGTCCAGCATCCTCACACAGAGAGCGATGACAACGATATTCCTATCAACATACATACGACTGAGGCCACACACCATTACTCGCACGTATACATACTTATTGTAGCACATACATCGACAGGATTCAGGGTGGGACATGATGCGCTCTTTGGCGTCAACGGCGATCCCGGTGCGCGACAAGCGCGGCATAAGTCACGGAACGGTCCGGAGGAGGCGGCAATGGTGGTGAAAAATTTGGTGGAGCAATGTGTAGACGGATTCTTAGAAGAATTGTATGATCCTCGCCTGCAGCAAGGTTCTACCCCCGTGGATAGGGAGGAATATCCCCCTTGTGTGGACAAGTATTCAAGAGATCAATTGGCGGTCTTTGAGGCACTGGGAAGATCAGCATCTCAACCGAGCGATGACGGCGGCGGtgggaaggaagatgaacGATATTGGAGTCTTCACATGCAAACGGCGCGTTGGGTCTGTGAAGAAATGCTGAGTAACCAGGCACATGACATGAAGCAGTTACATCAAGCCCCAAGGTCAAGTACATTGGAAGGAAATGACAACGCGAAACATCCAGTCATATAA